A genome region from Nicotiana tabacum cultivar K326 chromosome 13, ASM71507v2, whole genome shotgun sequence includes the following:
- the LOC107790196 gene encoding small ribosomal subunit protein bS6m has protein sequence MPLYDCMLLLKPHVKKEALMDLVAKVGKHVYRRNGVLADLKSFGTVQLGYGIKKLDGRYYQGQLMQMTVMTPPSLNNELHYLNKEDRLLRWLLVKHRDVKFGSDFLSEDDSKAELSKFRSNLYEDEEEEDDDDDDEEETERNKV, from the exons ATGCCACTTTACGACTGTATGCTCTTACTAAAACCCCATGTAAAGAAGGAGGCTCTGATGGACCTTGTTGCAAAGGTCGGGAAGCATGTTTATCGAAGAAATGGTGTGCTTGCAGATTTAAAGTCATTTGGAACTGTTCAACTGGGTTATGGCATTAAGAAACTAGATGGAAGATACTATCAG GGTCAACTGATGCAAATGACAGTGATGACACCACCCAGTTTAAACAATGAGCTGCATTACCTGAACAAAGAGGACCGCTTGCTCCGCTGGCTTTTGGTTAAGCATCGAGATGTCAAATTTGGATCGGACTTTTTGAGTGAAGATGATTCCAAGGCTGAACTAAGTAAGTTCAGGAGCAACTtgtatgaagatgaagaagaagaagatgacgacgacgacgacgaagAAGAAACAGAGAGAAACAAAGTCTAG
- the LOC107790195 gene encoding serine/threonine protein phosphatase 2A regulatory subunit B''beta isoform X2, with translation MDVDLVVDIASLDAELLQLPEFSPLAIKDNPYARRLFDQWLSLPITTSKVKSLLDNAKAGGPLNLTGTSSSTNVASSSSLPSMFPAGSTPPLSPRSSSGSPRTTRHRAGPSILGSPLKLVNEPVKEQIPQFYFQNGRPPPNELKERCLFRINQFFYGHMDGLQMHEFKPITKEICKLPSFFSRALFRKIDVDGTGIITRDAFVDYWINGNMLTKDIATQIYTILKQPDLKHLTQDDFKPVLQELLATHPGLEFLRSTPEFQERYAETVIYRIFFYVNRLGNGQLTLRELKRSDLIAAMQHADEEEDINKVLRYFSYEHFYVIYCKFWELDTDHDFLIDKENLIRYGNHALTYRIVDRIFSQVPRKFTSKVEGKMGYEDFVYFILSEEDKTSEPGLEYWFKCIDLDGNGVLTRNEMQFFYEEQLHRMECMGQEPVLFEDILCQMVDMISPEDESYFMLHDLKGNKLSGSVFNILLNLNKFMAFETRDPFLIRQERENPNLTEWDRFAHREYIRLSMEEDAEDASNGSADVWDESLEAPF, from the exons ATGGATGTTGATTTAGTTGTTGATATAGCGAGTCTCGATGCCGAATTATTGCAGCTTCCTGAATTTTCACCTTTGGCTATCAAAGATAATCCGTATGCTCGGAGGCTTTTTGATCAATGGCTTTCGCTCCCCATCACGACTTCTAAG GTGAAATCTTTGCTTGATAATGCTAAGGCTGGTGGTCCCTTGAATCTGACTGGAACTTCTTCTAGCACAAATGTTGCTTCAAGCAGTTCTTTGCCGTCTATGTTTCCAGCTGGAAGTACCCCTCCACTTTCACCGAGAAGCTCATCTGGTTCACCGCGAACAACAAGACATAGGGCAGGCCCCTCTATATTAGGTTCTCCTCTGAAATTAGTGAACGAGCCtgttaaagagcaaataccacaG TTTTATTTTCAAAATGGCCGTCCACCTCCGAATGAATTGAAGGAACGATGCTTGTTTAGAATAAACCAATTTTTCTATGGTCACATGGATGGACTACAAATGCATG AATTTAAACCAATTACTAAGGAAATATGCAAGTTGCCGTCGTTCTTCTCAAGGGCTCTTTTTAGGAAGATTGATGTTGATGGAACGGGCATTATAACAAG GGATGCCTTTGTTGATTATTGGATCAACGGAAACATGTTGACAAAAGATATAGCAACCCAGATTTACACAATCTTGAAGCAGCCAGATCTCAAACACCTGACGCAG GATGATTTCAAGCCTGTTCTTCAAGAGCTTTTGGCAACACATCCCGGGTTAGAGTTCTTACGGAGCACGCCTGAATTTCAAGAGCGATATG CTGAAACTGTAATATACAGAATATTTTTCTACGTGAATAGATTGGGTAATGGTCAACTTACCCTCAGGGAGCTGAAGCGTTCAGACCTAATTGCTGCAATGCAACAtgcagatgaagaagaagatattAACAAGGTCCTTAG GTATTTCTCTTACGAACACTTTTACGTGATATATTGCAAGTTTTGGGAGCTCGATACGGATCATGATTTTCTGATTGATAAAGAGAACCTCATTCGATATGGCAACCATGCCCTTACATACAGGATTGTTGATAGAATATTTTCTCAG GTTCCAAGGAAGTTTACAAGTAAAGTTGAAGGAAAGATGGGTTATGAAGACTTTGTTTACTTTATATTGTCGGAGGAGGATAAAACGTCAGAGCCTGGTCTTGAATACTG GTTCAAATGCATAGATTTGGATGGGAATGGTGTTCTGACTAggaatgaaatgcaatttttttATGAGGAGCAGTTGCATAGAATGGAATGCATGGGCCAAGAGCCAGTGCTTTTTGAGGATATATTGTGCCAGATGGTTGACATGATTAGTCCAGAG GATGAAAGTTATTTTATGTTACATGACTTGAAGGGCAATAAATTATCCGGCAGTGTTTTCAATATACTCCTTAACCTCAATAAGTTCATGGCATTTGAAACTCGCGACCCATTCCTAATACGTCAG GAGCGCGAGAACCCGAATTTGACTGAGTGGGATCGCTTTGCACACAGGGAATATATTAGACTCTCAATGGAGGAAGATGCAGAGGACGCCTCCAATGGAAGTGCAGATGTCTGGGATGAATCACTTGAGGCTCCTTTTTGA
- the LOC107790195 gene encoding serine/threonine protein phosphatase 2A regulatory subunit B''beta isoform X1, which produces MDVDLVVDIASLDAELLQLPEFSPLAIKDNPYARRLFDQWLSLPITTSKVKSLLDNAKAGGPLNLTGTSSSTNVASSSSLPSMFPAGSTPPLSPRSSSGSPRTTRHRAGPSILGSPLKLVNEPVKEQIPQQFYFQNGRPPPNELKERCLFRINQFFYGHMDGLQMHEFKPITKEICKLPSFFSRALFRKIDVDGTGIITRDAFVDYWINGNMLTKDIATQIYTILKQPDLKHLTQDDFKPVLQELLATHPGLEFLRSTPEFQERYAETVIYRIFFYVNRLGNGQLTLRELKRSDLIAAMQHADEEEDINKVLRYFSYEHFYVIYCKFWELDTDHDFLIDKENLIRYGNHALTYRIVDRIFSQVPRKFTSKVEGKMGYEDFVYFILSEEDKTSEPGLEYWFKCIDLDGNGVLTRNEMQFFYEEQLHRMECMGQEPVLFEDILCQMVDMISPEDESYFMLHDLKGNKLSGSVFNILLNLNKFMAFETRDPFLIRQERENPNLTEWDRFAHREYIRLSMEEDAEDASNGSADVWDESLEAPF; this is translated from the exons ATGGATGTTGATTTAGTTGTTGATATAGCGAGTCTCGATGCCGAATTATTGCAGCTTCCTGAATTTTCACCTTTGGCTATCAAAGATAATCCGTATGCTCGGAGGCTTTTTGATCAATGGCTTTCGCTCCCCATCACGACTTCTAAG GTGAAATCTTTGCTTGATAATGCTAAGGCTGGTGGTCCCTTGAATCTGACTGGAACTTCTTCTAGCACAAATGTTGCTTCAAGCAGTTCTTTGCCGTCTATGTTTCCAGCTGGAAGTACCCCTCCACTTTCACCGAGAAGCTCATCTGGTTCACCGCGAACAACAAGACATAGGGCAGGCCCCTCTATATTAGGTTCTCCTCTGAAATTAGTGAACGAGCCtgttaaagagcaaataccacaG CAGTTTTATTTTCAAAATGGCCGTCCACCTCCGAATGAATTGAAGGAACGATGCTTGTTTAGAATAAACCAATTTTTCTATGGTCACATGGATGGACTACAAATGCATG AATTTAAACCAATTACTAAGGAAATATGCAAGTTGCCGTCGTTCTTCTCAAGGGCTCTTTTTAGGAAGATTGATGTTGATGGAACGGGCATTATAACAAG GGATGCCTTTGTTGATTATTGGATCAACGGAAACATGTTGACAAAAGATATAGCAACCCAGATTTACACAATCTTGAAGCAGCCAGATCTCAAACACCTGACGCAG GATGATTTCAAGCCTGTTCTTCAAGAGCTTTTGGCAACACATCCCGGGTTAGAGTTCTTACGGAGCACGCCTGAATTTCAAGAGCGATATG CTGAAACTGTAATATACAGAATATTTTTCTACGTGAATAGATTGGGTAATGGTCAACTTACCCTCAGGGAGCTGAAGCGTTCAGACCTAATTGCTGCAATGCAACAtgcagatgaagaagaagatattAACAAGGTCCTTAG GTATTTCTCTTACGAACACTTTTACGTGATATATTGCAAGTTTTGGGAGCTCGATACGGATCATGATTTTCTGATTGATAAAGAGAACCTCATTCGATATGGCAACCATGCCCTTACATACAGGATTGTTGATAGAATATTTTCTCAG GTTCCAAGGAAGTTTACAAGTAAAGTTGAAGGAAAGATGGGTTATGAAGACTTTGTTTACTTTATATTGTCGGAGGAGGATAAAACGTCAGAGCCTGGTCTTGAATACTG GTTCAAATGCATAGATTTGGATGGGAATGGTGTTCTGACTAggaatgaaatgcaatttttttATGAGGAGCAGTTGCATAGAATGGAATGCATGGGCCAAGAGCCAGTGCTTTTTGAGGATATATTGTGCCAGATGGTTGACATGATTAGTCCAGAG GATGAAAGTTATTTTATGTTACATGACTTGAAGGGCAATAAATTATCCGGCAGTGTTTTCAATATACTCCTTAACCTCAATAAGTTCATGGCATTTGAAACTCGCGACCCATTCCTAATACGTCAG GAGCGCGAGAACCCGAATTTGACTGAGTGGGATCGCTTTGCACACAGGGAATATATTAGACTCTCAATGGAGGAAGATGCAGAGGACGCCTCCAATGGAAGTGCAGATGTCTGGGATGAATCACTTGAGGCTCCTTTTTGA